A region of Thermus caldifontis DNA encodes the following proteins:
- a CDS encoding helical backbone metal receptor — MRLFHELLGPLELPDRLERMVSLAPNVTDALFALGVGERLVGRSAFCHRPAEVLSLPVLASYTKTRTELLRSLKPDLVLLSTGVQREQALRLKEEGFPVYALPLPLSPYGILDNLSTLGHLLDLEERATALAHQLAERYGRLKGRFDLRVYFEMDLGGPITVGRGSYIAQALLHLGLKPIFLDVPQAYFPPDLKEVKRRKPDLFLYEPKPWGRNPKEKARALARERGWDLPVVATDGDELAHYGPMFFGFLEKLADRVAQTLGEP; from the coding sequence ATGAGGCTTTTTCACGAGCTTCTCGGCCCTTTAGAGCTGCCCGATCGCCTGGAACGCATGGTGAGCCTGGCCCCCAACGTGACCGATGCCCTTTTCGCCTTGGGGGTGGGGGAGCGGCTTGTGGGGCGAAGCGCCTTCTGCCACCGTCCAGCGGAGGTGCTCTCCTTACCGGTCCTGGCCTCCTACACCAAGACCCGTACGGAGCTCCTGCGGAGCCTTAAGCCCGACCTTGTGCTCCTCTCCACGGGGGTGCAACGGGAGCAAGCCCTTAGGCTCAAGGAGGAGGGTTTTCCCGTCTACGCCCTGCCCTTGCCCTTAAGCCCCTACGGCATCCTGGATAACCTCTCCACTTTGGGGCACCTTTTGGACCTGGAGGAAAGGGCCACCGCCCTGGCCCACCAGCTTGCCGAGCGCTATGGCCGGCTTAAGGGGCGGTTTGACCTCAGGGTTTACTTTGAGATGGACCTGGGCGGGCCCATCACCGTGGGCCGGGGGAGTTATATCGCCCAGGCCCTGTTGCACCTGGGGCTTAAGCCCATCTTCCTGGATGTGCCCCAGGCCTATTTCCCGCCAGACCTAAAGGAGGTAAAGCGCCGCAAGCCCGACCTCTTCCTCTACGAGCCCAAGCCCTGGGGCCGGAATCCTAAGGAAAAGGCCCGGGCCCTGGCCAGGGAAAGGGGGTGGGACCTCCCCGTGGTGGCCACGGATGGGGATGAGCTGGCCCACTATGGCCCTATGTTCTTTGGCTTTTTGGAGAAGCTGGCGGACCGGGTGGCGCAAACCTTAGGCGAACCTTAA
- a CDS encoding LCP family protein, which produces MRRYLLLFLGLLLLGLAFWAYPLVGPLLRQGAFPNPAGLEEPLTLLVYGSSPEYAGYHRRAPERFRGLADTILLVRLDPGANRVVVLSIPRDVWVNLPGYGWHKVNAASPLGGPELMKEAVARITGVRADRYVVVSTEALRRGVDALGGVRVCVEKPMRYRDTAAGLSINLEPGCQVLDGEKAEGYLRFRKDALGDIGRIQRQQAFFHALKEQALSPSGLLRLPRAVAAVEPHFQTDLTREERGAILGFAMKGPELVSLLLPGSFGGGGWTVDRQALDTLLAVYFAGEGVAQAAEVSGKLVALVYGPGQEALAERAREKLHALGLRVILHPVDLKPGRTEVLENGPGVLARSLGEALGIPYRISGEAVLGADLTLRLGEEAPFL; this is translated from the coding sequence GTGCGGCGGTACCTCCTCCTCTTTCTGGGGCTTCTTCTTTTGGGCTTGGCCTTTTGGGCCTATCCCCTGGTGGGCCCCTTGCTGCGGCAGGGAGCCTTCCCCAACCCAGCTGGACTCGAGGAGCCCTTAACCCTTTTGGTCTACGGTTCCAGCCCGGAGTACGCGGGCTACCATAGGCGGGCTCCGGAGCGCTTCCGGGGCCTGGCGGACACCATCCTCCTGGTGCGCCTGGACCCCGGGGCTAACCGGGTGGTGGTCCTGTCCATTCCCCGGGATGTCTGGGTGAACCTTCCCGGCTACGGTTGGCACAAGGTGAATGCGGCAAGCCCCTTGGGGGGCCCGGAGCTCATGAAGGAGGCGGTGGCCCGCATCACCGGGGTGCGGGCGGACCGGTATGTGGTGGTGAGCACAGAGGCCTTGCGGCGCGGGGTGGATGCCCTAGGGGGGGTTAGGGTGTGCGTGGAAAAGCCCATGCGCTACCGGGATACCGCCGCGGGGCTTTCCATCAACCTAGAACCCGGGTGCCAGGTCCTGGACGGGGAGAAGGCGGAAGGCTACCTCCGCTTCCGCAAGGACGCCTTGGGGGATATTGGCCGCATCCAGCGTCAGCAGGCTTTTTTCCACGCCCTTAAGGAACAGGCGCTTTCCCCTTCCGGGCTTCTTCGCCTGCCCCGTGCGGTGGCGGCGGTGGAGCCCCACTTCCAAACCGACCTCACCCGTGAGGAAAGGGGGGCCATCTTGGGGTTCGCCATGAAGGGGCCTGAACTGGTGAGCCTGCTTCTTCCCGGAAGCTTTGGCGGGGGGGGCTGGACGGTGGACCGCCAGGCCTTGGATACCCTTCTCGCCGTGTATTTCGCCGGGGAAGGGGTGGCGCAGGCCGCGGAAGTCTCAGGGAAGTTGGTGGCCTTGGTTTACGGCCCAGGCCAGGAGGCCTTGGCGGAAAGGGCAAGGGAAAAGCTCCATGCCCTAGGTCTTCGGGTCATCCTGCACCCTGTGGACCTGAAACCCGGGCGCACCGAGGTGCTGGAAAACGGCCCAGGGGTCTTGGCCAGGAGCCTAGGGGAAGCGCTGGGGATCCCTTACCGCATCTCGGGGGAGGCGGTCTTGGGGGCTGACCTCACCCTGCGCCTTGGCGAGGAGGCGCCCTTTTTGTAG
- the bshB1 gene encoding bacillithiol biosynthesis deacetylase BshB1: MLDLLVLAPHPDDGELGCGGTLARAKAEGLSTGILDLTRGEMGSKGTPEERAKEVAEASRILGLDFRGNLGLPDGGLLDVPEQRLKLAEALRRLRPRIVFAPLEADRHPDHTAASRLAVAAVHLAGLGKAPVEGEPHRVERLFFYPGNHPFTPSFLVKISAFIDQWEQAVLAYRSQFSGEAVSETVGPKGLEARKAMRRYFGNYLGVDYAEPFVSPLPVLYTPWSRA, from the coding sequence GTGCTTGATCTCCTGGTCTTGGCCCCTCATCCCGACGACGGGGAGCTGGGTTGTGGTGGCACCCTGGCCCGGGCCAAGGCGGAGGGTCTTAGCACCGGGATTCTGGACCTCACCCGCGGGGAGATGGGCTCCAAAGGCACCCCGGAGGAAAGGGCGAAAGAGGTGGCGGAGGCCAGCCGCATCCTGGGCTTGGACTTTAGGGGCAACCTAGGGTTGCCCGACGGGGGGCTTCTGGACGTACCCGAGCAGCGCCTTAAGCTGGCCGAGGCCCTGAGGCGGCTTAGGCCCCGCATTGTGTTCGCCCCCCTCGAGGCCGACCGCCACCCCGACCACACGGCCGCAAGCCGCTTGGCGGTGGCGGCGGTGCACCTGGCGGGCTTGGGGAAAGCCCCGGTCGAGGGCGAGCCCCACCGGGTGGAGCGGCTTTTCTTCTATCCCGGAAACCATCCCTTTACTCCCAGCTTCCTGGTGAAGATCTCCGCCTTCATAGACCAGTGGGAGCAGGCGGTGTTGGCCTATAGGAGCCAGTTTTCCGGGGAGGCGGTGAGTGAAACCGTGGGCCCTAAGGGCCTGGAAGCCCGTAAGGCCATGCGCCGCTACTTCGGCAACTACCTGGGGGTGGACTACGCGGAACCTTTCGTAAGCCCCTTGCCTGTCCTCTACACCCCCTGGAGCCGGGCCTAG
- a CDS encoding ABC transporter ATP-binding protein: MSRTPVVLAQDLTKHYRVALKEESLLATLRHFLFRQYRTVQAVEGVGFRIDRGEVVGFLGPNGAGKTTTLKMLTGLIHPTRGQAVVAGHVPWRREKAFLKKITLVMGNKQQLIWDLPALDTFRLNAAIYEIPEEEFKKRVRELSEMLSLTEKLHQPVRKLSLGERMKAELLAALLHRPEVLFLDEPTLGLDVNAQVAVREFIREYNRRYGATVLLTSHYMADIAALADRVLVIHQGKLLYDGALEGLLERFAPYREVGLVLAQPLPKEALLPFGEVRVLEGLKARLLVPRERLTERVAEILNRLPVEDLEVREPPLEEVIARVYKIAPLAHTLEEV, from the coding sequence GTGTCAAGGACGCCTGTGGTTCTAGCCCAGGACCTCACCAAGCACTACCGGGTGGCCCTAAAGGAGGAAAGCCTTCTCGCCACCTTGCGCCACTTCCTTTTCCGCCAGTACCGCACGGTGCAGGCGGTGGAAGGGGTGGGCTTCCGCATAGACCGAGGGGAGGTGGTGGGCTTCCTGGGGCCCAATGGGGCCGGAAAAACCACCACCTTGAAGATGCTCACCGGCCTCATCCACCCCACCCGGGGCCAGGCCGTGGTGGCGGGGCATGTACCCTGGCGGCGGGAAAAGGCCTTCCTGAAGAAGATCACCTTGGTGATGGGCAACAAGCAACAGCTCATCTGGGACCTCCCCGCCTTGGATACCTTCCGCCTCAACGCCGCCATCTACGAGATCCCCGAGGAGGAGTTCAAAAAAAGGGTCCGGGAGCTTTCCGAAATGCTTTCCCTCACCGAAAAACTACACCAGCCGGTGCGCAAGCTCTCCTTAGGGGAAAGGATGAAGGCCGAGCTTCTAGCGGCCCTTCTCCACCGTCCGGAGGTCCTCTTCCTGGACGAGCCCACCTTGGGTCTGGACGTAAACGCCCAGGTGGCGGTGCGGGAGTTCATCCGGGAGTACAACCGGCGCTACGGGGCCACGGTGCTCCTCACCAGCCACTACATGGCGGATATCGCCGCTTTGGCAGACCGGGTCTTGGTGATCCATCAAGGGAAGCTCCTCTACGATGGCGCCCTGGAAGGGCTCTTGGAGCGCTTTGCCCCCTACCGGGAGGTGGGGCTCGTCCTGGCCCAGCCCTTGCCCAAGGAGGCCCTCCTTCCCTTCGGAGAGGTGAGGGTCCTCGAGGGCCTAAAAGCCCGACTTTTAGTGCCCCGGGAACGGCTCACGGAAAGGGTGGCGGAGATCCTCAATAGGCTTCCCGTGGAGGACCTGGAGGTGCGGGAACCCCCGCTGGAGGAGGTCATCGCCCGGGTATACAAGATAGCCCCTTTGGCGCACACCTTGGAGGAAGTATGA
- a CDS encoding ABC transporter permease, with product MRYLRVFALFLRLSLAAEMEYRLNFLLGLLSSALTLLGALFGLFLLYQGGYRPGGWSWEEALLVLAAFTLLQGLGSTLLAPNLNKIVEHVQQGTLDFVLLKPLDPQFWLSFRVFSPWGLGDFLLGMGLLVYAGGRLELGGLGYLAFAGYWFLGALMLYSLWFLLATTSIWFVKIYNVTEVLRGLLEAGRFPVGAYPALYRVFFTFVVPVAFLTTVPAEVALGRGTVSLWAWGLASFLFLLSRAFFRVALRGYTSASS from the coding sequence GTGCGTTACCTGAGGGTTTTCGCCCTTTTCCTGCGCCTGAGCCTGGCGGCGGAGATGGAGTACCGCCTGAACTTCCTCCTGGGCCTCCTTTCCTCAGCCCTCACCCTTCTTGGGGCCCTTTTCGGCCTCTTTCTCCTCTACCAAGGGGGGTACCGTCCCGGGGGCTGGTCCTGGGAGGAGGCCCTTTTGGTCTTGGCGGCCTTTACCCTCCTTCAGGGTCTGGGGAGCACCCTCTTGGCCCCCAACCTCAACAAGATCGTGGAACATGTGCAACAAGGTACCTTGGACTTCGTGCTCTTAAAGCCCCTGGACCCCCAGTTTTGGCTTTCCTTTAGGGTGTTTTCCCCTTGGGGCCTGGGGGATTTCCTCCTGGGGATGGGCCTTCTTGTATATGCGGGGGGGCGCCTGGAGCTAGGGGGCTTGGGCTACCTGGCCTTCGCCGGGTACTGGTTTCTGGGGGCCTTGATGCTCTATAGCCTGTGGTTCTTGCTGGCCACCACCAGCATCTGGTTCGTGAAGATCTACAACGTCACCGAGGTTTTGCGGGGGCTTCTGGAGGCGGGGCGGTTCCCCGTGGGGGCCTACCCGGCTTTATACCGGGTCTTTTTTACCTTCGTGGTGCCCGTGGCCTTCCTCACCACCGTGCCGGCGGAGGTGGCTTTGGGGCGGGGGACGGTTTCCCTCTGGGCTTGGGGTCTGGCCTCCTTTTTGTTCCTCTTGTCCCGGGCTTTCTTTCGTGTGGCCTTAAGGGGCTACACTTCGGCTAGCAGTTAG
- a CDS encoding MerR family DNA-binding transcriptional regulator produces MGELARQTGVSPDALRLYERRGLVHPAARSEGGYRLYGEEAIRRLHLK; encoded by the coding sequence ATCGGCGAGCTCGCCAGGCAAACCGGGGTAAGCCCCGACGCCTTGCGCCTTTACGAGCGCAGAGGCTTGGTGCACCCCGCAGCCCGCAGCGAGGGAGGTTACCGCCTGTACGGGGAGGAGGCCATCCGCCGCCTCCACCTCAAGTAG
- a CDS encoding DUF1887 family protein, whose product MLSPVGILTRYLEKAMAQARYDLVGPGRFVGELPELGLKVEAEHLEAARKGLQEALEAWLLDALRAGITPPGLEGEDPLRARFFSLAGKMWRLLQEGSQAKDAGGRASGSVAEAQKAKEPARPAPAKASLEDWLKGLGIQVVKKPQEDEEKEKVLTRLALFLGDRYASLDRLYERLKQSLSTKRQFELSLSEATQEEIANSTQFCTMLKQYALLTSYHYKSEDRRIRAKASTEGWVQNFLTGGWLERYVAEKLRKFLRSKNLAHEVAVGYQVTLPGGDTMELDVLLRVGERSFWFEAKTGDFQAHIAKYAGLKKVLGLSARESFLVLLGMDKARAKELSALHGLTVVNQANFLDIFQEVLEGNAA is encoded by the coding sequence ATGCTAAGTCCCGTGGGGATTCTTACCCGCTACTTGGAAAAGGCCATGGCCCAGGCCCGCTATGATCTCGTGGGCCCGGGAAGGTTTGTGGGGGAGTTGCCCGAGCTTGGGCTAAAGGTGGAGGCGGAGCATCTGGAAGCGGCCCGCAAGGGGCTTCAGGAGGCCTTGGAGGCATGGCTTTTGGATGCCTTGCGGGCCGGTATTACTCCCCCGGGCCTCGAGGGGGAGGACCCTCTGCGGGCCCGCTTCTTCTCTTTGGCCGGGAAGATGTGGCGCCTTTTGCAGGAGGGTTCTCAGGCAAAAGACGCTGGGGGAAGGGCTTCGGGGAGCGTGGCGGAGGCGCAAAAGGCCAAGGAGCCCGCAAGGCCAGCCCCGGCCAAGGCCTCCTTGGAGGATTGGCTTAAGGGCCTGGGCATCCAGGTGGTGAAAAAACCTCAGGAGGACGAGGAGAAGGAGAAGGTCCTGACCCGCCTGGCCCTTTTCCTGGGGGACCGGTACGCCAGTTTGGATAGGCTGTATGAGCGCCTAAAGCAGAGCCTTTCCACGAAGCGCCAGTTTGAGCTCTCCCTCTCCGAGGCCACCCAGGAGGAGATCGCCAACTCCACCCAGTTCTGCACCATGCTCAAGCAGTATGCCCTTCTCACCTCCTACCACTACAAAAGCGAGGACCGCCGCATCCGGGCCAAGGCCAGCACGGAGGGCTGGGTGCAAAACTTTCTCACCGGAGGCTGGTTGGAACGGTATGTGGCGGAAAAACTACGCAAGTTCCTGCGCTCCAAGAATCTGGCCCACGAGGTGGCGGTGGGCTACCAGGTGACCCTGCCTGGTGGCGACACCATGGAGCTGGATGTCCTCCTCAGGGTAGGGGAGCGCTCCTTCTGGTTTGAGGCCAAGACGGGGGACTTCCAGGCCCACATCGCCAAGTATGCGGGGCTGAAGAAAGTCCTGGGGCTTTCTGCCAGGGAAAGCTTCCTGGTGCTCTTGGGTATGGATAAGGCCCGGGCCAAGGAGCTTTCTGCCCTCCACGGGCTTACGGTGGTGAACCAGGCGAACTTCCTAGATATTTTCCAGGAGGTTTTGGAGGGCAATGCTGCGTAA
- a CDS encoding S8 family peptidase, translating to MKRILFFGLLSATTLLLTACPQTPPPPPVNPAECPVGPLEVQAEEPLRLQGVGRFAGEYVPGELLVLPRAGLSVQALRAQGVEPQEALPRGLLRVKVPPGQEKARAEALLRAGAQYVQPNYIYRTLRVPNDPLYPPNQRIYLNGLVGLEAAWDYSTGRGCPPLVAVLDSGILPHEDVKASVYLPQGVKLDVADDDPDPTDRTDPSSTRGHGLMVASVLGADTNNGKGMAGVTWGGYLLPVKIFKDGTAETSTADITKGVNLARTLGARVINLSIGARNVSDPVLESAISQARSSGAVVVAAAGNDGGYGVFFPASLPSVIAVGAVENSKSRASFSAYGPELDLVAPGVNVVVAEPSGDYASGNGTSFASPVVAGVVALYMSKYASERKVWPTPDQVYQCLTGTAEDLGASGPDDQYGFGLVRADRVMTDTTYCFP from the coding sequence ATGAAGCGCATTCTTTTCTTTGGGCTCCTTTCGGCCACGACCCTCCTCCTCACCGCCTGCCCCCAAACGCCGCCGCCACCGCCTGTGAACCCTGCGGAATGCCCTGTAGGCCCTCTTGAGGTTCAGGCGGAGGAACCCCTGAGGCTTCAGGGTGTGGGCCGCTTTGCGGGGGAGTATGTCCCAGGGGAGCTTTTGGTCTTGCCAAGGGCTGGGCTTAGCGTCCAGGCGCTCAGGGCCCAAGGGGTGGAGCCCCAGGAGGCCTTGCCCCGGGGGCTTTTGCGGGTGAAGGTGCCCCCTGGACAGGAAAAAGCCCGGGCGGAGGCGCTTTTGCGGGCGGGAGCCCAGTATGTGCAGCCCAACTACATCTACCGAACCCTACGGGTTCCTAACGACCCCCTCTATCCTCCGAATCAGAGGATTTACCTGAACGGCTTGGTGGGCCTCGAGGCGGCTTGGGACTATAGCACTGGCCGGGGTTGTCCCCCGTTGGTTGCGGTCCTGGATTCAGGCATCCTACCCCACGAGGATGTAAAAGCCAGCGTTTATCTTCCCCAGGGGGTTAAGCTGGATGTCGCTGACGACGACCCAGACCCCACGGATCGGACAGATCCTTCTTCCACACGTGGGCATGGCCTTATGGTTGCCAGTGTTTTAGGGGCAGATACCAACAATGGTAAGGGCATGGCGGGTGTCACTTGGGGTGGGTACCTGTTGCCTGTCAAAATCTTTAAGGATGGGACTGCGGAAACGTCTACTGCGGACATTACCAAAGGGGTAAACCTGGCTAGAACCCTGGGGGCAAGGGTGATCAACCTCTCCATAGGGGCAAGAAACGTCTCGGACCCCGTCCTGGAAAGTGCCATTTCCCAAGCCCGGTCCAGTGGTGCGGTGGTGGTGGCGGCTGCAGGCAATGATGGAGGTTACGGGGTTTTCTTCCCGGCAAGCTTGCCCAGTGTGATAGCCGTGGGGGCGGTGGAAAACAGCAAAAGTCGCGCGAGCTTCTCCGCCTATGGTCCTGAGCTGGACCTGGTGGCACCGGGGGTAAATGTGGTGGTGGCTGAGCCAAGCGGAGATTATGCTTCGGGTAACGGAACCTCCTTTGCTAGCCCGGTGGTGGCCGGGGTGGTGGCCCTTTACATGAGCAAGTATGCCAGCGAACGGAAGGTGTGGCCCACCCCGGACCAGGTCTACCAGTGCCTAACGGGAACCGCGGAGGACCTCGGAGCCTCGGGCCCCGACGACCAATACGGCTTCGGCCTGGTGCGCGCCGACCGGGTGATGACGGACACCACCTACTGCTTCCCCTAA
- a CDS encoding ABC transporter permease codes for MRKARVLLSVYLAYMLEYRAELFLWALAGALPLILLGVWTEAARGGDFPLSPGEFARYFLMVFLVRQATVVWVVWEFERDVVEGRLSFRLLRPLDPFFEHLAAHVAERLARLPFVVLLVLLFFWIFPEARFVPEPVPLLLGLLFTFLAFLLRYLMQYTTAMLTFFTERAVSLEEVFFLLYLFLSGTIAPLEVFPEPLRTLALLTPFPYLVYLPAALLAGQEVDLLPGVWVMLFWGGTLLLLWRLLWRLGLRHYSGHGA; via the coding sequence ATGAGGAAAGCCCGGGTTTTGCTCTCCGTGTACCTGGCCTACATGCTGGAGTACCGGGCCGAGCTATTCCTCTGGGCCTTGGCGGGAGCCCTTCCCCTCATCCTCCTTGGGGTGTGGACGGAGGCCGCCCGGGGTGGGGATTTCCCCCTTAGCCCCGGGGAGTTTGCCCGCTACTTCTTAATGGTGTTCCTGGTTCGCCAGGCCACGGTGGTCTGGGTGGTGTGGGAGTTTGAGCGGGATGTGGTGGAGGGCCGGCTCTCCTTCCGGCTCCTTAGACCCCTGGACCCCTTTTTTGAACACTTAGCCGCCCACGTGGCCGAACGGTTGGCCCGGCTTCCCTTCGTGGTCCTCCTCGTCCTTCTCTTCTTTTGGATCTTCCCCGAGGCCCGCTTTGTGCCTGAACCCGTTCCCCTTTTGCTGGGGCTTCTCTTCACCTTTTTGGCCTTCTTGCTACGCTACCTGATGCAGTACACCACCGCCATGCTCACCTTCTTCACCGAGCGGGCGGTTTCCCTGGAGGAGGTCTTCTTCCTCCTCTACCTGTTCCTTTCCGGGACCATTGCGCCCCTCGAGGTCTTCCCCGAACCCCTAAGGACCCTGGCCCTCCTCACCCCCTTCCCCTACCTGGTCTATCTGCCCGCCGCCCTCCTGGCTGGGCAGGAGGTGGACCTCCTCCCGGGGGTCTGGGTCATGCTCTTCTGGGGTGGAACCCTCCTTCTCCTTTGGCGGCTTCTCTGGCGGCTTGGGCTTAGGCACTACTCCGGCCACGGAGCATAA
- the plsY gene encoding glycerol-3-phosphate 1-O-acyltransferase PlsY, with the protein MVSAVLVLLLAYLFGSIPAGVLVARTYRVDIRKVGSGNIGATNVLRVLGPGPALVVALFDVFKGGLAVLIARAVGIEGPLLGGVALAAVLGHNYSLFLGFKGGKGVATSFGTLLFLDPVLALWTFPIGVSVMLLTRYVSAGSMTGGVAATVLALALARPFWEVATVALMALLIFWTHRENLKRLQAGTERRLGEREEGRA; encoded by the coding sequence ATGGTGTCGGCGGTTTTGGTCCTTTTGCTGGCCTATCTCTTTGGGTCCATCCCCGCAGGGGTTTTGGTGGCCAGAACCTACCGGGTGGATATCCGCAAGGTGGGCTCGGGGAACATAGGGGCCACCAATGTCCTTAGGGTTTTGGGACCGGGGCCGGCCTTGGTGGTGGCCCTTTTTGACGTCTTCAAGGGGGGGCTTGCCGTGCTTATCGCCCGGGCGGTGGGAATAGAGGGCCCGCTTTTGGGCGGGGTGGCCTTGGCGGCGGTGTTGGGCCACAACTACTCCCTCTTCCTGGGGTTTAAGGGAGGGAAGGGGGTGGCCACCAGCTTTGGCACCCTCCTCTTTCTGGATCCCGTCCTGGCCCTGTGGACTTTCCCCATCGGGGTGTCGGTGATGCTCCTCACCCGGTACGTGTCCGCGGGGAGCATGACCGGGGGGGTGGCGGCCACGGTCCTGGCCCTGGCCTTGGCCCGCCCCTTTTGGGAGGTGGCCACTGTGGCCCTCATGGCCCTTCTCATCTTCTGGACCCACCGGGAGAATCTAAAGCGCCTGCAGGCGGGTACGGAAAGGCGCTTGGGGGAGAGGGAGGAAGGCCGTGCTTGA
- a CDS encoding uracil-DNA glycosylase yields MTLELLQAQAKACTACRLAEGRTQVVFGEGDPDAKLMIVGEGPGEEEDKQGRPFVGKAGQLLNRILEAAGIPRESVYITNIVKCRPPNNRAPLPDEAKICTDKWLLKQVELIAPQIIIPLGAVAAEFFLGEKVSITKVRGQWFDWHGIRVFPMFHPAYLLRNPSRTPGSPKHLTWLDIQEVKRALDALPPKERRQVKAVSQEPLF; encoded by the coding sequence ATGACCCTGGAACTCCTGCAAGCCCAGGCCAAGGCCTGCACCGCCTGCCGCCTGGCGGAAGGCCGCACCCAGGTGGTTTTCGGGGAAGGAGATCCCGACGCAAAGCTGATGATCGTGGGGGAAGGCCCCGGGGAGGAGGAGGACAAGCAGGGCCGCCCCTTCGTGGGCAAGGCCGGGCAGCTTCTGAACCGTATCCTCGAGGCCGCCGGCATCCCCCGGGAATCGGTCTACATCACCAACATCGTCAAGTGCCGCCCTCCAAATAACCGCGCCCCCCTGCCCGACGAGGCCAAGATCTGCACCGACAAATGGCTCCTGAAGCAGGTTGAGCTCATCGCCCCCCAGATCATCATTCCCCTGGGGGCGGTGGCGGCGGAGTTTTTTCTGGGGGAAAAGGTCTCCATCACCAAGGTGCGGGGGCAGTGGTTTGATTGGCACGGCATCCGGGTCTTTCCCATGTTCCACCCCGCCTACCTCCTGCGAAACCCCAGCCGCACCCCGGGAAGCCCCAAGCACCTCACCTGGCTGGACATCCAGGAGGTGAAGCGGGCCCTGGACGCCCTGCCCCCCAAGGAGCGCCGCCAGGTAAAGGCGGTGAGCCAAGAACCCCTCTTCTAG
- the hisD gene encoding histidinol dehydrogenase: MIYRAEEVKERFARRGLAFDPTVEEIVRGILAAVREEGDAALDRFSLDLDGHPVEEIPKKAWRQAYEDLDEELRDALETAKERIEAFYREEARGGFLRADGSGVLGQLVRPLARVGVYVPGGSAPLLSSLLMSVVPAKVAGVEEVIVASPPRVHPGVLAAAWVAGADRLFAMGGAQAVGALAYGTERVPRVDKIVGPGNAYVVAAKRLVFGAVGIDGLAGPTETLIIADGSASPRLLAADLLAQAEHGPDSEPWLLSPDRALLERVEAELFRQVQDLPRAEIAKKALERGGLVLTQDLEEAFALANLYAPEHLCLALADPLPWLGKVQNAGGVFLGEGSPEALGDYIAGPSHVMPTSGTARFQGGLAVRDFLKVIPVMGLAERAVRELAHKGALLARAEGLEAHARSLDLRK, translated from the coding sequence ATGATCTACCGCGCGGAGGAGGTTAAGGAGCGTTTTGCCCGCCGGGGCCTTGCCTTTGACCCCACGGTGGAGGAGATCGTGCGGGGCATCCTGGCCGCGGTGCGGGAGGAAGGGGATGCGGCCTTAGACCGCTTCAGCCTGGACCTGGACGGTCATCCGGTGGAGGAGATCCCCAAAAAGGCCTGGCGCCAGGCCTACGAGGACCTGGACGAGGAGCTCAGGGATGCCCTGGAAACCGCCAAGGAGCGCATAGAGGCCTTTTACCGGGAGGAGGCCCGGGGAGGCTTTTTAAGGGCGGATGGGAGCGGGGTTTTAGGCCAGCTGGTCCGGCCCCTGGCCCGGGTGGGGGTGTATGTCCCCGGGGGGAGTGCGCCTCTCCTTTCCAGCCTGCTCATGAGCGTGGTGCCGGCCAAGGTGGCCGGGGTGGAGGAGGTCATCGTGGCCAGTCCCCCCAGGGTTCACCCCGGTGTGCTGGCCGCTGCTTGGGTGGCGGGGGCTGACCGGCTGTTCGCCATGGGCGGGGCCCAGGCCGTGGGTGCTTTGGCCTACGGGACGGAGCGGGTGCCCCGGGTGGACAAGATCGTGGGCCCGGGGAACGCCTACGTGGTGGCGGCTAAGCGGCTGGTGTTTGGCGCGGTGGGGATTGATGGCCTGGCGGGTCCCACGGAAACCCTCATCATCGCCGATGGTTCCGCCTCGCCTAGGCTTCTCGCCGCCGACCTTCTGGCCCAGGCGGAGCACGGCCCCGACTCCGAGCCCTGGCTCCTCTCCCCGGACCGGGCCCTTTTGGAAAGGGTGGAGGCGGAGCTATTCCGCCAGGTTCAGGACCTCCCTCGGGCGGAGATCGCCAAAAAGGCCTTGGAGCGGGGGGGGCTGGTGCTTACCCAGGACCTCGAGGAGGCCTTCGCCCTGGCCAACCTCTACGCTCCCGAGCACCTCTGCCTGGCCCTGGCCGACCCCTTGCCCTGGCTGGGGAAGGTGCAAAACGCCGGGGGGGTCTTCCTGGGGGAGGGAAGCCCTGAGGCCCTGGGGGACTATATCGCCGGACCCAGCCACGTGATGCCCACCTCGGGCACTGCCCGTTTCCAGGGGGGGCTTGCGGTGCGGGACTTCTTGAAGGTGATCCCGGTGATGGGTCTGGCGGAGAGGGCGGTGAGGGAGCTGGCCCATAAGGGGGCCCTCCTGGCCCGGGCGGAGGGCTTGGAGGCCCATGCCCGTTCCCTGGACCTTAGAAAATGA